From the Kiritimatiellaceae bacterium genome, one window contains:
- a CDS encoding RHS repeat-associated core domain-containing protein, giving the protein MSLTASGRRSAYFIHSDELGNVIAVSDSSGNIVKQTCYGPYGDVWSQTGSFDTPWGFGGAYGVYTDPDVELLRMQARYYSPEMKRFISADPTGLKGGVNFYTYADGNPLNSIDPEGLCARPSLFGRTSLFGSGGTSSFGGFGPVGSSYSSFGRTSYGSPFGLGSPQTRYAQSSRSYQMFDDARNKWDSGHRWSAVGSAARETFGRISGFDQVNAAGSGYDTYAGNRLSAGQRLSAGVSGGLSVGLWAAGSVGTIGRGASATAGTISRSEVAAESSGLNWVTEIPKGSRPPVTYMSLAERKSHAALFQGGAVRIGPSKPVGTIGRTETWVFPRSVVDNLTKQAGGDVAKLERLIGLDAGYLGKSPVLVDIPSPKGVRIPSGNERGANAFWRAGGRTSGGLPEAIIDPVPEGSYTTRPVFWK; this is encoded by the coding sequence GTGTCGTTAACTGCGTCTGGACGCCGCTCGGCATACTTCATCCATTCCGACGAACTCGGCAACGTCATCGCGGTATCGGATTCTTCCGGCAACATCGTCAAACAAACCTGCTACGGCCCGTACGGCGATGTCTGGTCCCAAACCGGCAGCTTCGACACCCCGTGGGGCTTCGGCGGAGCCTACGGCGTTTATACCGACCCCGACGTCGAACTCCTCCGGATGCAGGCGCGCTACTACTCCCCGGAAATGAAACGCTTCATCTCCGCCGACCCCACCGGCCTCAAAGGCGGCGTCAACTTCTACACCTACGCCGACGGCAACCCCCTCAACAGCATCGACCCCGAAGGCCTCTGCGCCCGGCCCTCGCTCTTTGGAAGAACTTCGCTCTTCGGCAGCGGTGGTACGTCCTCATTTGGTGGATTTGGGCCGGTCGGATCCTCCTATTCCTCCTTTGGGCGCACCTCCTACGGCAGCCCCTTCGGCTTGGGATCGCCACAAACCCGTTACGCGCAAAGCTCCCGAAGCTATCAGATGTTTGACGACGCCCGCAATAAGTGGGATTCAGGACACCGCTGGTCTGCGGTCGGGTCTGCGGCAAGAGAAACATTTGGACGGATCAGCGGCTTTGATCAGGTCAATGCGGCGGGCAGCGGCTACGACACCTATGCGGGAAACCGCCTCAGCGCCGGACAGCGCCTTTCTGCCGGAGTCAGCGGCGGACTTTCCGTCGGCCTCTGGGCCGCCGGAAGTGTCGGCACTATCGGACGGGGCGCAAGCGCCACGGCGGGAACCATTTCCCGCAGCGAAGTTGCCGCAGAGAGTAGTGGCCTAAACTGGGTTACGGAGATTCCGAAAGGATCGAGGCCTCCAGTTACCTACATGTCCTTGGCTGAGAGGAAATCGCATGCAGCTCTGTTTCAAGGTGGTGCCGTACGAATTGGTCCTTCAAAACCGGTTGGCACTATTGGTCGGACGGAAACATGGGTATTTCCGCGCAGCGTTGTTGACAATCTGACGAAACAAGCTGGCGGTGATGTGGCAAAACTTGAGAGGCTTATTGGGCTTGATGCTGGCTATTTAGGTAAATCGCCAGTATTGGTTGATATTCCATCTCCGAAAGGTGTTCGAATTCCTTCGGGAAATGAACGCGGCGCCAACGCTTTTTGGCGAGCTGGCGGGCGAACAAGCGGAGGCCTACCCGAGGCGATTATCGATCCGGTGCCAGAAGGTTCCTATACAACCCGACCAGTATTTTGGAAATGA
- a CDS encoding 3'-5' exonuclease: MDFIAFDLETTGIQPKTDAVIEIGAVRFHGAEPAETFCTLINPGRPIPPEASAVNGITDEMVAGQPGIHTVLTELADFCSDLPLVAHNAPFDFKFLLAAVEKHRARAPKGVVLDSCALARIIFPGMFNYKLGTLVRHFGFPNGTFHRAEEDSVYCGLLFARIIEALEKSGQPASVPALLALTKQPPLKFPQYEARPEQLGLF; this comes from the coding sequence ATGGACTTCATAGCTTTCGATTTAGAAACAACCGGCATTCAGCCGAAAACAGACGCGGTCATTGAAATCGGTGCCGTTCGTTTTCACGGCGCCGAACCGGCTGAAACATTTTGCACGCTCATCAATCCCGGACGGCCGATTCCCCCCGAAGCCTCCGCCGTCAATGGCATCACTGACGAAATGGTCGCGGGCCAGCCCGGCATACACACCGTTCTCACGGAACTGGCCGACTTTTGCAGCGACCTGCCGCTGGTTGCGCATAACGCCCCGTTCGACTTTAAATTCCTTCTCGCCGCCGTAGAAAAACACCGCGCCCGTGCGCCGAAAGGCGTTGTTCTGGATTCCTGCGCGCTGGCCCGCATCATTTTCCCCGGCATGTTCAACTACAAGCTCGGCACACTCGTCCGCCACTTCGGATTTCCGAACGGAACGTTTCATCGCGCGGAAGAAGACAGTGTTTATTGCGGACTGCTTTTCGCCCGCATCATTGAAGCGCTCGAAAAATCCGGCCAGCCCGCCAGCGTTCCCGCGCTGCTCGCACTCACCAAGCAACCTCCGCTGAAATTCCCGCAGTACGAAGCCCGCCCCGAACAGCTCGGCCTCTTCTAA
- the murA gene encoding UDP-N-acetylglucosamine 1-carboxyvinyltransferase, producing the protein MAKFIINGGNIIGGKFSPRGNKNAVLPMLAACTLTDQPVKLCNVPDIADVRVMLELLMSLGVSVEKSGGCVTLCAKGLKATELDEEFCRKVRTSILLAGPLTARHGSALIHSPGGDVIGRRRLDTHFYGLRALGIEVNDTAPYQFKRKKLVGADLVLDEASVTATENIIMAAVLAEGETSIFNAACEPHVQDLAHLLVKMGADIAGIGTNRMHIRGVKLLAGAEHTIQPDYIEAGSFLTAAAVTGGSLEIAAPGDIVTLNVLEKGFSKLGVNWSIEDAVLKFKNETSRMTVPDLGNYTPKIEDGIWPAFPSDLMSVLIVLATQTQGQMLFFEKLFESRMYFVDNLMAMGANIIQCDPHRVVVSGFSKLHGARLSSPDIRAGMAMLIAACCAEGRSVIDNAQVIDRGYEAIDERLRALGADIVREK; encoded by the coding sequence ATGGCAAAATTCATCATCAACGGCGGCAATATCATTGGCGGAAAGTTTTCTCCGCGCGGCAACAAAAACGCGGTTCTGCCCATGCTGGCGGCCTGTACCCTGACCGATCAGCCGGTCAAACTCTGCAATGTTCCTGACATCGCCGACGTCCGCGTCATGCTCGAACTGCTGATGTCGCTCGGCGTTTCGGTCGAAAAGTCCGGCGGCTGTGTAACGCTCTGTGCCAAAGGATTGAAGGCTACCGAACTCGACGAAGAATTCTGCCGCAAAGTGCGCACCTCGATTCTCCTGGCCGGACCGCTCACCGCTCGCCACGGCTCGGCGCTGATTCATTCGCCCGGCGGCGACGTCATTGGCCGCCGTCGCCTCGACACCCATTTTTACGGACTGCGCGCCCTCGGCATCGAAGTCAACGACACCGCTCCTTATCAGTTCAAACGCAAGAAGCTCGTCGGCGCCGACCTGGTGCTCGATGAGGCCAGCGTCACCGCCACAGAAAATATCATCATGGCCGCTGTGCTCGCCGAAGGCGAAACCTCCATTTTCAACGCCGCCTGCGAACCGCACGTCCAGGATCTGGCACACCTGCTCGTCAAAATGGGGGCGGACATCGCCGGCATCGGCACCAACCGGATGCACATCCGCGGCGTCAAACTGCTGGCTGGCGCAGAACACACCATTCAGCCCGACTACATTGAGGCCGGAAGCTTTCTGACCGCCGCCGCCGTCACCGGCGGTTCGCTGGAAATCGCCGCGCCGGGCGATATCGTCACGCTCAACGTCCTCGAAAAAGGATTTTCCAAACTCGGCGTCAACTGGAGCATCGAGGATGCTGTTTTAAAATTTAAAAATGAAACCAGTCGTATGACTGTTCCGGACCTTGGAAACTATACGCCGAAAATCGAGGACGGCATCTGGCCCGCGTTTCCGTCCGACCTGATGAGCGTGCTGATCGTGCTGGCGACGCAGACGCAGGGACAAATGCTCTTTTTCGAAAAACTCTTCGAGAGCCGCATGTATTTCGTCGATAACCTGATGGCGATGGGCGCGAACATCATCCAGTGTGACCCGCACCGCGTCGTCGTCAGCGGATTTTCAAAACTGCACGGCGCACGACTGAGCAGTCCGGACATCCGCGCCGGCATGGCCATGCTCATCGCCGCCTGCTGTGCCGAAGGGCGCAGCGTTATCGACAACGCTCAAGTCATCGACCGCGGCTACGAAGCCATCGACGAACGCCTCCGCGCCCTCGGCGCCGACATCGTGCGGGAAAAATAA
- a CDS encoding aminopeptidase P family protein, with protein MKTHLPIHILISSTKNTADIRYLCGAEPPETAMLIQTGSRGTLIVSEMEYSRLRRTVKRGITVLHPEMIGSSWKKGSADWIKKCTDKKKLTVSADFPLGLAEKLKRAGSKLKISEGAICPQREIKTADEISAVRNAQRAAVAAMNAAIKQIASSEIGKDGLLRCGKTILTSELVRATICHTLLDHDCIATETIVACGPHSADPHERGTGPLRAGQPIVLDIFPRSTATGYWGDLTRTVCRGPAPAELKKMYNAVKAAHAAALKVVKAGAWTDDVHAAAAGELDCRGFQTGAVNGVPQGFIHGTGHGVGLEIHEAPRVSSAVHKKLRAGNIITIEPGLYYPHIGGIRIEDTILVTKDGYQMLASCPKRFEY; from the coding sequence ATGAAAACACACCTGCCCATCCACATACTTATCAGCAGCACAAAAAACACCGCAGACATTCGTTATTTGTGCGGCGCGGAACCTCCTGAAACCGCGATGCTTATCCAAACAGGGTCGCGTGGAACACTCATCGTTTCCGAAATGGAGTACAGCCGTTTGCGCCGAACCGTCAAACGCGGCATCACCGTTTTGCATCCGGAAATGATCGGCTCCTCCTGGAAAAAAGGGTCGGCGGACTGGATAAAAAAGTGCACGGATAAAAAAAAGCTGACCGTCAGCGCCGACTTTCCGCTCGGCCTCGCCGAAAAACTCAAACGCGCCGGTTCTAAACTAAAAATTTCCGAGGGAGCCATTTGTCCTCAGCGCGAAATCAAAACAGCCGACGAAATTTCTGCCGTGCGAAATGCTCAGCGCGCCGCGGTCGCCGCCATGAATGCCGCGATTAAACAGATCGCTTCTTCGGAAATCGGCAAAGACGGACTTCTGCGTTGCGGCAAAACCATTCTGACCTCCGAACTGGTTCGCGCGACTATCTGCCACACTCTGCTCGATCACGATTGCATCGCAACCGAGACGATTGTTGCCTGCGGCCCGCACTCTGCCGACCCGCATGAACGCGGCACCGGCCCGCTTCGCGCCGGACAGCCCATCGTCCTTGATATTTTTCCGCGCTCGACCGCAACCGGCTACTGGGGCGACCTCACCCGCACCGTTTGCCGCGGCCCGGCACCGGCGGAGCTGAAGAAAATGTACAACGCCGTAAAAGCCGCGCACGCCGCCGCATTAAAAGTGGTTAAAGCCGGAGCCTGGACCGACGATGTTCACGCCGCCGCCGCTGGCGAACTGGATTGCCGCGGATTCCAAACCGGCGCAGTGAATGGCGTGCCGCAAGGCTTTATCCACGGAACCGGCCATGGCGTCGGACTGGAAATCCATGAAGCGCCGCGGGTGTCATCCGCAGTTCATAAAAAACTTCGCGCCGGAAATATCATCACCATTGAACCGGGACTTTATTATCCGCACATCGGCGGCATCCGCATCGAAGACACCATCCTCGTCACCAAGGACGGCTATCAAATGCTCGCCTCCTGCCCTAAACGGTTTGAATATTAA
- a CDS encoding thioredoxin family protein, producing MKTAKILGAAVLAAVLLCGCNQKAVTAKRSDVWKADYDAALKQAAIENKYMLVSISGLGWCGWCKTLEEEVFSQPEFIAYAKDNLICVLLDFDHSGRATNTEFAKQHEMLLEKFQVQGFPTVLILNPQGKGIVRDGYQQGGAAKYVEFIKSTIAADQKK from the coding sequence ATGAAGACAGCGAAAATTCTCGGGGCGGCGGTTCTGGCGGCGGTTCTTTTGTGCGGATGCAATCAAAAGGCGGTTACGGCCAAGCGGTCTGATGTTTGGAAAGCGGATTACGATGCGGCGCTTAAACAGGCGGCGATAGAAAACAAATATATGCTGGTGAGCATCAGCGGACTTGGCTGGTGCGGCTGGTGCAAGACGCTCGAAGAAGAAGTTTTCTCTCAGCCGGAATTTATCGCATACGCCAAAGACAACCTGATTTGTGTCCTGCTCGACTTCGACCACTCCGGACGCGCGACCAATACGGAATTTGCCAAACAGCACGAAATGCTGCTGGAAAAATTTCAAGTGCAGGGATTTCCGACCGTGCTGATTCTGAATCCGCAAGGCAAAGGAATTGTCCGCGACGGCTATCAGCAGGGCGGCGCGGCCAAATACGTCGAATTCATCAAAAGTACGATTGCCGCCGATCAGAAAAAATAA
- the fusA gene encoding elongation factor G, whose translation MARTVPMSKVRNIGIMAHIDAGKTTFSERILFYSGKSHKIGEVHDGAAVMDWMVQEQERGITITSAATSTMWGDHMISLIDTPGHVDFTMEVERSLRVLDGAIALFCAVGGVQPQSETVWHQSEKYSVPKIAFVNKMDRVGADFFGVVEGIQKELGGNAVPVTIPIGAADEFIGIIDLVKMVAVYYAEENKGTEFREEEIPAALMDQAKEWRNNLVEKCAEQDESLLEKYFSGEALTEDEIWGILRKATIARTVVPVYCGSAFKNKGVQRVLDGVVHILPAPNEIPPIICEKGGEGISRQPKDDDHLSALAFKIMSDKHMGKLTYVRVYSGTLTSGTNIYNSSRDKMQRVGRVLRMHANKQEGIDAAYAGDIVAVVGLTETKTGDTLCAKDHPIYLEAMEFPAPVISISVAPESKMDNEKLGEALHRLADEDPTFTVAFDQETSETIISGMGELHLEIIVDRLKREFGVQAKSGRPEVAYRETATTAAKGPYKHAKQSGGRGQYAHVVLELEPRGPGEGFEFNNEVVGGRIPQEYIPSVEKGIIQALQSGPYAGYPVVDMKVNLVDGSYHDVDSSDFAFQIAGRQGFKQLFLKGNPQLLEPIMSIEITTPEEYMGPASGSICQRRGRIESMDSRGGMKLIRGYVPLSEMFGFSNTIRSFSQGRASFTMHFEHYEAVPFSIAEEVIKKRRAEGKVRGGEE comes from the coding sequence ATGGCCAGAACAGTACCAATGTCAAAAGTCCGTAATATCGGAATTATGGCGCACATCGACGCCGGCAAAACCACCTTCAGCGAACGCATTCTTTTTTACTCCGGCAAGTCGCACAAAATCGGCGAAGTGCACGACGGCGCGGCCGTGATGGACTGGATGGTTCAGGAACAGGAACGCGGCATCACCATTACCTCCGCCGCGACCAGCACCATGTGGGGCGACCACATGATTTCGCTGATCGACACCCCCGGGCACGTGGACTTCACCATGGAAGTGGAGCGCTCCCTGCGCGTGCTCGACGGCGCCATCGCGCTGTTCTGCGCCGTCGGCGGCGTTCAGCCGCAGTCCGAAACGGTTTGGCACCAGTCTGAAAAATACAGCGTTCCGAAAATCGCGTTCGTCAACAAGATGGACCGCGTCGGCGCCGATTTCTTCGGCGTAGTTGAAGGCATTCAGAAAGAACTGGGCGGCAATGCCGTACCGGTGACGATTCCGATCGGCGCAGCCGACGAGTTCATCGGCATCATTGATCTGGTCAAGATGGTCGCGGTTTATTACGCCGAAGAAAACAAAGGCACCGAGTTCCGCGAAGAAGAAATTCCGGCAGCTCTGATGGATCAGGCCAAAGAATGGCGCAATAATCTGGTTGAAAAATGCGCGGAACAGGACGAATCGTTGCTGGAAAAATATTTCAGCGGCGAAGCACTGACCGAAGATGAAATCTGGGGCATCCTGCGGAAAGCCACCATCGCCCGCACCGTCGTTCCGGTTTATTGCGGATCGGCGTTCAAAAACAAAGGGGTTCAGCGCGTACTCGACGGTGTGGTTCACATTCTTCCAGCACCGAACGAAATCCCGCCGATTATCTGCGAAAAGGGCGGCGAAGGAATTTCCCGCCAGCCGAAAGACGACGATCATCTTTCCGCACTGGCGTTCAAGATTATGTCCGACAAGCACATGGGCAAGCTGACCTACGTCCGCGTTTACTCCGGCACGCTGACATCCGGCACCAACATTTACAACAGCTCGCGCGACAAGATGCAGCGCGTCGGCCGCGTTCTGCGTATGCACGCCAACAAGCAGGAAGGCATTGATGCCGCCTACGCTGGCGACATCGTGGCCGTGGTCGGCTTGACCGAAACCAAAACCGGCGACACGCTCTGCGCCAAAGACCATCCGATCTATCTCGAAGCCATGGAATTCCCGGCACCGGTTATCTCCATCAGCGTGGCTCCCGAATCCAAAATGGATAACGAAAAACTCGGCGAAGCTCTGCACCGTCTGGCCGACGAAGATCCGACATTCACCGTCGCCTTCGACCAGGAAACCAGCGAAACGATTATTTCCGGCATGGGCGAGTTGCATCTTGAAATTATCGTCGACCGTCTGAAACGCGAATTCGGCGTACAGGCCAAGTCCGGACGTCCGGAAGTGGCCTACCGCGAAACCGCCACGACGGCTGCGAAAGGCCCTTACAAACACGCCAAGCAGTCCGGCGGACGCGGGCAGTACGCGCACGTTGTGCTCGAACTCGAACCGCGCGGTCCCGGCGAAGGTTTCGAATTCAACAACGAAGTGGTCGGCGGACGCATTCCGCAGGAATACATTCCGTCGGTTGAGAAAGGCATCATTCAGGCGCTCCAGAGCGGCCCGTACGCCGGTTATCCGGTGGTCGATATGAAAGTTAACCTCGTGGACGGTTCATACCACGACGTTGACTCCAGCGACTTCGCCTTCCAGATCGCAGGACGCCAAGGCTTCAAGCAGCTCTTCCTTAAAGGAAATCCGCAACTGCTCGAGCCGATCATGTCGATTGAAATTACCACGCCCGAAGAATACATGGGCCCGGCCTCCGGCAGCATCTGCCAGCGGCGCGGACGTATCGAATCCATGGACAGCCGCGGCGGCATGAAACTCATTCGCGGTTATGTGCCGCTGAGCGAAATGTTCGGCTTCTCGAACACCATCCGTTCGTTCTCACAGGGCCGCGCCTCGTTCACCATGCACTTCGAACACTACGAAGCCGTGCCGTTCTCGATCGCTGAAGAAGTGATCAAGAAACGTCGCGCTGAAGGTAAAGTTCGCGGCGGCGAAGAATAA
- a CDS encoding type II toxin-antitoxin system VapC family toxin, whose product MNVLLDTNFYSAFCKGDEQAVRVIQQARKIFLPFAVLAELRAGFLCGTKARKNEKTLTLFLNSVRVEVLYPDENTTHQFAAVFAQLRLLGKPIPTNDIWIAALAVQHDLILCSRDKHFDLLPQLARVS is encoded by the coding sequence ATGAACGTTTTGCTGGATACCAATTTTTACTCCGCCTTCTGCAAGGGCGACGAACAAGCCGTCCGCGTGATTCAACAGGCCCGCAAAATTTTTCTTCCGTTTGCTGTGCTGGCCGAACTGCGCGCCGGATTTCTTTGCGGCACGAAAGCCCGGAAGAACGAAAAGACGCTAACGCTTTTTCTGAATTCCGTCCGAGTCGAGGTGCTTTATCCGGACGAAAACACGACGCATCAGTTTGCCGCTGTGTTCGCTCAGCTTCGCCTGCTGGGGAAACCAATCCCTACCAACGATATCTGGATTGCCGCGCTGGCGGTTCAGCATGATCTGATTCTCTGTTCGCGGGATAAACATTTCGATCTGCTTCCGCAGCTCGCACGCGTTTCCTGA
- a CDS encoding beta-glucosidase — protein sequence MKKATPTNPTAFPSDFIWGAATAAYQIEGAHDEDGKGPSIWDAFCLEPKRIANGNTGAVACDHYHRSAEDVALMREIGLKGYRFSISWPRILPEGRGAVNQRGLDFYDQLVDQLLAAGILPVLTLFHWDLPVALHREGGWLSPKSPDWFADYAKVVVSRLSDRVENWITMNEPQVFLGLGYHAGVHAPGLKLSRPDLLQAAHHTLLAHGRAVMAIREAARRRVFVGCAPTGWFVDPVSNDPQDVKEAWKLSFETPKDNLSDPAWWSDPIFLGHYPESHLRYFGADFPKVTEAELRTISQPLDFCGLNQYWTGTLTKKASGSFDEKAEAYPGSPKTSFMWEMTPNGFAWTCRWLWERYKTPLLITENGLSNNDWVHLDGKVHDPQRIDFVSRYLSALRQVISEGVSVRGYFHWSLMDNFEWAEGYKHRFGLIHVDFESQTRTLKDSALWYRDIIRSNGDGT from the coding sequence ATGAAGAAAGCAACACCAACGAACCCGACGGCCTTTCCTTCCGATTTTATCTGGGGGGCCGCCACTGCCGCGTATCAAATAGAAGGAGCGCATGACGAGGATGGTAAAGGGCCGTCGATCTGGGACGCCTTTTGTCTGGAGCCAAAGCGGATTGCCAACGGTAATACCGGCGCGGTCGCCTGCGATCATTATCACCGGAGCGCAGAAGACGTTGCTTTAATGCGCGAAATCGGGCTCAAAGGCTACCGGTTTTCCATCAGCTGGCCGCGAATTCTTCCGGAAGGGCGCGGCGCGGTGAACCAGCGCGGGCTGGATTTTTATGATCAGCTGGTCGATCAGCTTCTTGCCGCCGGCATCCTTCCCGTTCTGACCCTTTTTCATTGGGATCTTCCGGTGGCGCTTCATCGAGAAGGCGGCTGGCTGTCGCCGAAAAGCCCCGACTGGTTCGCCGACTATGCGAAGGTCGTTGTGTCCAGGCTCTCGGATCGGGTTGAAAACTGGATCACAATGAATGAACCGCAGGTCTTTCTGGGGCTGGGTTATCACGCCGGAGTTCATGCCCCGGGACTCAAACTTTCGCGGCCGGATCTTTTGCAGGCGGCACACCACACGTTGCTGGCACACGGCCGGGCCGTTATGGCGATCCGCGAAGCGGCCCGCAGACGGGTGTTTGTCGGTTGCGCGCCGACAGGATGGTTTGTCGATCCTGTTTCGAACGATCCGCAGGATGTGAAAGAAGCCTGGAAGCTGAGCTTCGAAACACCTAAGGACAACCTGAGTGATCCGGCCTGGTGGTCTGATCCGATTTTCCTCGGTCATTATCCGGAAAGCCACCTGCGCTATTTCGGCGCGGATTTTCCCAAAGTCACGGAGGCGGAACTGCGCACGATCAGTCAGCCGCTGGATTTCTGCGGACTCAATCAATATTGGACGGGCACTCTGACGAAAAAAGCCTCCGGCTCTTTTGACGAAAAGGCCGAGGCGTATCCGGGATCGCCCAAAACCTCGTTTATGTGGGAGATGACGCCCAACGGATTTGCCTGGACGTGCCGGTGGCTCTGGGAGCGCTATAAAACGCCGCTGCTCATCACGGAAAACGGACTGTCCAATAACGACTGGGTTCATTTGGATGGGAAGGTACACGATCCTCAGCGTATAGATTTTGTCAGCCGATATCTTTCAGCCCTGCGGCAGGTGATCTCAGAAGGAGTCTCGGTGAGGGGATATTTCCATTGGTCGCTGATGGATAATTTTGAGTGGGCCGAGGGGTATAAACACCGGTTTGGTTTGATCCATGTGGACTTCGAGAGCCAGACGCGAACACTGAAAGACTCGGCGCTCTGGTATCGTGATATTATCCGGTCCAACGGCGACGGAACCTGA
- a CDS encoding outer membrane lipoprotein-sorting protein, whose product MIRRIFFTLLLTASVRAEQLPPAQQILAFARSQLPKQPIRMNGTLKEWAGNDFMKKKLTVEMDLNWGAEPANATYRIRDEKSGLFQTLEIQWLSGGPGYRYSDSSEAREALPGNGQGNDRRERQNGTDLPDFDPNKEIAGLGVTWADLSFAFLWTKQAETLKADKKLNKDCYVISVPRGNNRLLLWIEKETGRVFGAKEETPAGEMVKEIKVVSVKEFDKIWMVKDLDIIRPSENGKTALKIEQVEMITIPDPVGAPAAK is encoded by the coding sequence ATGATTCGTCGAATATTTTTTACTCTCTTGCTGACCGCTTCCGTCCGTGCGGAACAGCTCCCTCCGGCGCAACAAATCCTCGCTTTTGCCCGCTCCCAGCTTCCAAAGCAGCCGATTCGTATGAACGGGACGCTCAAGGAGTGGGCGGGAAACGACTTCATGAAGAAAAAGCTGACGGTCGAAATGGATCTCAACTGGGGCGCGGAACCGGCGAACGCGACCTACCGCATCCGCGACGAAAAGAGCGGACTGTTCCAGACGCTGGAAATCCAATGGCTTTCCGGTGGCCCGGGCTACCGGTATTCGGACTCGAGCGAAGCGAGAGAGGCTTTGCCCGGTAACGGGCAAGGCAATGACCGCAGGGAGAGGCAAAACGGCACAGACCTTCCGGACTTCGATCCGAATAAAGAAATTGCCGGACTCGGCGTAACGTGGGCCGACCTGAGCTTTGCTTTCCTGTGGACGAAACAGGCCGAGACGCTGAAGGCGGATAAAAAGCTCAACAAGGACTGTTATGTGATCTCCGTTCCGCGCGGCAACAACCGGCTGCTGCTTTGGATCGAAAAGGAAACCGGACGGGTGTTTGGCGCGAAGGAAGAAACGCCCGCCGGAGAAATGGTTAAAGAGATCAAGGTCGTCAGCGTCAAAGAGTTCGACAAGATATGGATGGTCAAGGATCTCGACATCATTCGTCCGTCGGAAAACGGAAAAACCGCATTAAAAATCGAGCAGGTTGAGATGATCACAATTCCCGATCCGGTCGGGGCGCCTGCGGCCAAATAA
- the hisA gene encoding 1-(5-phosphoribosyl)-5-[(5-phosphoribosylamino)methylideneamino]imidazole-4-carboxamide isomerase: MTIIPAIDLKGGKCVRLRQGLANEETVYSDSPVEMAKHWVRAGGEFLHVVDLDGAFEGRPVHTEVLREICAAIKIPVEIGGGIRTDEDIEKLLATGVCRVILGTRACEHPEELARLVQKFGGQRIAVGIDARGGKVQTKGWVETTDIEAVDLAKQVDAAGVGTIIYTDTARDGMLDGVNAFEMGKICSAVSCNVVASGGVSGIEDVQRLAALSCDNLTGAIVGKALYEKTVTVRRLKKAAQ; encoded by the coding sequence ATTACAATTATTCCAGCGATAGATTTGAAGGGCGGCAAGTGCGTACGGCTGCGGCAGGGCTTGGCGAACGAGGAGACGGTTTACTCCGATTCTCCGGTCGAAATGGCTAAACACTGGGTGAGAGCGGGCGGAGAATTTCTGCATGTGGTGGATCTCGACGGCGCGTTCGAAGGTCGACCGGTTCATACCGAAGTTCTGCGCGAAATCTGCGCCGCGATTAAGATTCCGGTCGAAATCGGCGGCGGAATCCGCACGGATGAAGACATTGAGAAGCTGCTGGCGACCGGCGTGTGCCGTGTCATTCTCGGAACCCGCGCCTGCGAACACCCCGAAGAGCTGGCCCGGCTGGTTCAAAAGTTTGGCGGCCAGCGGATCGCGGTCGGCATTGATGCGCGCGGCGGCAAGGTTCAGACAAAAGGCTGGGTCGAGACGACCGATATTGAAGCGGTCGATCTGGCAAAACAGGTGGATGCGGCGGGGGTCGGCACCATTATTTATACGGATACGGCCCGCGACGGAATGCTCGACGGCGTAAACGCTTTTGAAATGGGTAAAATCTGCTCGGCAGTTTCATGCAATGTGGTCGCATCCGGCGGAGTTTCCGGCATCGAGGATGTTCAGCGGCTGGCGGCGCTCAGCTGCGATAATCTGACCGGCGCAATCGTCGGCAAAGCGCTTTACGAAAAAACGGTCACCGTCCGGCGGCTCAAAAAAGCGGCGCAGTAA